A window of Calliopsis andreniformis isolate RMS-2024a chromosome 3, iyCalAndr_principal, whole genome shotgun sequence contains these coding sequences:
- the LOC143177616 gene encoding superoxide dismutase [Cu-Zn] encodes MTRLIVLLFGVLATVVAQDTMIYAVVRLDPDNIEMKNVTGNLMIVQNHFNAPVRISGTIYGLTKGKHGFHVHEKGDLRNGCTSAGPHFNPYQANHGGPKSPERHVGDLGNICADENGVANVDITDSKISLHGPNNIIGRAIVVHSGEDDLGQGHHELSLSTGNSGGRWACGVIGILKQPNVLHDHHH; translated from the exons ATGACTCGACTAATCGTACTGCTTTTCGGTGTTCTGGCCACTGTCGTTGCGCAG GATACAATGATATATGCGGTCGTTCGTCTGGATCCTGACAATATAGAGATGAAAAACGTAACTGGAAATTTGATGATCGTGCAAAACCATTTTAACGCTCCTGTCAGGATTAGTGGCACAATATATGGTCTTACCAAAGGAAAACACGGTTTTCATGTACACGAGAagggagatttgaggaatggttGCACGTCAGCTGGACCCCATTTCAATCCGTATCAG GCAAATCATGGTGGACCAAAAAGCCCAGAGAGGCACGTGGGTGATCTGGGTAACATTTGCGCTGACGAGAATGGAGTGGCAAATGTGGACATCACCGATTCTAAAATTTCTCTTCATGGACCAAACAACATCATTGGTCGTGCGATAGTTGTCCATTCTGGTGAAGACGATCTAGGACAAGGTCATCATGAACTCTCATTAAGCACTGGGAACTCAGGAGGTCGCTGGGCTTGTGGCGTTATTGGTATTCTAAA ACAACCGAATGTCCTGCATGACCACCACCATTGA
- the LOC143177613 gene encoding asparagine synthetase domain-containing protein 1 — protein sequence MCGIFCHVSQNQNSDQISHEWNICKDFVLARGPDKVTEQFEYLTENWFGHFVASVLWMQGSNLTSQPAVDSAGNILLWNGDVFSGNLAEDNVCDTVVILKALQSTLNIISVFQEIQGPYSFIYYQKSTNLLYFGRDSIGRHSLLLKLNTDENVLTLTSVASKQINGIVEIPAIGIFVMNLTNPRINLACYPWREPDLRFTDIIEALEIHLSVDIDIKETIIVSDSFTSLHLHPNIKDLEYLENCPYFENSYNTLEYLLKNRDIHERVEYLSQLLHKAIEVRIKKQPKLCKNCIRLFLNGKDVTCDHAKIGILFSGGLDSAILTLIADKYVPQNESIDLINVAFEKLVNMTNKHNANNEKQIIQEQYDVPDRKTGKQTFSELLKICPKRKWNFVEVNVSQTELQKHRSSRISNLLYPLCTILDESLGCAVWFASRARGTVSTSTNIYESPCRVLLLGMGADELFGGYMRHRTILKHKGWNALAQELSIELARISERNLGRDDRIVSDHGKQSRLPYLDESIVQYVQQLKPWERCYPTDKMPSGLGDKLLLRLLAYKLGFQATANFPKRAFQFGSRIANSKENAKDISSRLQSNDI from the exons ATGTGCGGAATATTTTGTCATGTTTCACAAAATCAGAATAGTGACCAAATTTCTCATGAG TGGAACATTTGTAAGGATTTCGTACTTGCTCGTGGACCTGATAAAGTGACAgaacaatttgaatatttaactgAAAATTGGTTTGGACACTTTGTTGCATCTGTGTTATGGATGCAAGGTTCAAATTTAACTTCACAGCCTGCCGTAGATTCTGCAGGTAATATTTTGCTATGGAATGGAGATGTCTTCTCTGGAAATTTG gctGAAGATAATGTATGCGATACAGTTGTGATATTAAAAGCTCTTCAATCAACTTTAAATATTATATCTGTATTTCAAGAAATACAAGGACCATATAGTTTTATATATTATCAAAAATCTACCAATTTGTTATACTTTGGTAGAGATAGTATTGGACGGCATAGTTtactattaaaattaaatacggATGAAAATGTTTTAACTTTAACATCTGTTGCAAGTAAACAGATAAATGGAATAGTAGAAATTCCTGCCATTGGTATTTTTGTAATGAATTTAACTAATCCAAGAATAAATCTTGCATGTTATCCATGGAGGGAACCAGATCTAAGATTCACAGATATTATTGAAGCTTTAGAAATACATTTAAGTGTAGATATTGATATTAAAGAAACTATAATAGTATCTGACTCATTCACAAGTTTACATTTACATCCTAACATTAAGGATTTGGAATATTTGGAGAATTGTCCTTATTTTGAAAATTCCTATAATACATTAGAATATTTGTTAAAAAACAGAGATATACATGAAAGAGTAGAATACTTATCACAACTTCTTCACAAAGCTATTGAAGTTAGGATAAAGAAACAACCAAAACTCTGTAAAAATTGTATTAGACTATTTCTGAATGGAAAGGATGTTACATGCGACCATGCAAAAATAGGTATATTATTTTCTGGTGGTTTAGACTCTGCCATTCTAACACTAATTGCTGACAAATATGTACCACAAAACGAAAGCATTGACCTAATCAATGTTGCATTTGAGAAATTAGTTAACATGACTAATAAACACAATGCAAATAATGAAAAACAAATTATACAAGAGCAATATGATGTTCCTGATAGGAAAACTGGAAAGCAAACGTTTTCGGAACTTTTAAAAATTTGCCCAAAGAGGAAATGGAATTTCGTAGAA GTAAATGTCAGCCAAACAGAATTGCAGAAGCACCGTTCCTCGCGAATTTCTAATTTACTATATCCACTTTGTACGATACTAGACGAAAGTTTAGGATGTGCTGTGTGGTTTGCTAGTCGTGCAAGAGGCACAGTTTCAACAAGTACTAATATTTATGAATCGCCTTGTAGAGTGCTTTTATTAGGTATGGGTGCAGATGAATTATTTGGCGGATACATGAGACACAGAACAATATTGAAACATAAGGGATGGAATGCTTTGGCacaagaattaagtattgaactaGCTAGAATTTCGGAGAGAAATTTAGGTCGTGATGACCGTATTGTATCTGACCATGGAAAGCAATCCAGACTGCCATATTTAGATGAAAGTATAGTACAATATGTTCAACAATTGAAACCATGGGAGAG GTGCTATCCAACAGATAAAATGCCATCTGGTTTAGGAGATAAGTTACTCTTACGCTTACTAGCATATAAACTTGGTTTTCAAGCTACAGCAAATTTTCCTAAAAGAGCTTTCCAGTTTGGATCTCGAATTGCTAATAGCAAAGAAAATGCTAAAGATATTTCAAGTAGATTACAAAGCAATG ATATTTAA
- the Hsdl2 gene encoding hydroxysteroid dehydrogenase like 2, producing MTVRSICKMINTGKLAGRTIFITGASRGIGKSIALKAAKDGANVVIAAKTAEPHPKLPGTIYSAAAEIEQAGGNALPCVVDVRDEAQVVSAVENAVNKFGGIDIVINNASAISLTSTAATEMKKYDLMNNINARGTFLVSKSCLPYLKKSSNPHIVNISPPLNMNPIWFKNHVAYTISKYGMSMCALGMAEEFKEDGIAVNAVWPKTAIHTAAIEMLSGSDSSNYSRKPDIVGDAVYALICKDSKSITGQFLIDEDILQKEGITDFTDYACNPANKDNLMLDFFLEENLPHLLDSKGQLSSGMQKKSDTKQNASKSNGKIAHIFTVIEANLNSELVNKTGAIFQFNVNGEETGTWYLDLKNGKGAAGKGEPSQPADATLTMDSHNLFAMFSGKLKPTSAFMMGKLRIQGNLQKAMKLEKLMNSLKSKL from the exons ATGACAGTTCGATCTATTTGCAAAATGATCAATACTGG AAAACTCGCTGGCCGTACTATTTTTATTACTGGTGCATCAAGGGGTATTGGCAAAAGTATTGCTTTGAAAGCTGCGAAAGATGGAGCAAATGTTGTTATTGCTGCTAAAACTGCTGAACCGCATCCAAAATTACCAGGCACTATATATAGTGCAGCAGCAGAAA TTGAACAAGCTGGTGGAAATGCATTGCCATGTGTTGTTGATGTTAGAGATGAAGCACAAGTAGTTTCTGCAGTTGAAAATGCTGTTAATAAGTTTGGTGGTATTGATATTGTTATCAATAATGCAAGTGCAATATCTTTAACAAGCACTGCAGCCacagaaatgaagaaatatgaTCTCATGAATAACATTAATGCTAGAGGAACCTTTTTAGT gTCTAAAAGTTGTTTGCCTTACTTAAAGAAGAGTTCAAATCCTCATATAGTTAATATAAGTCCACCTTTGAACATGAATCCAATATGGTTCAAAAACCATGTTGCTTATACAATATCTAAATATGGCATGTCTATGTGTGCTCTTGGTATGGCAGAAGAATTCAAAGAGGATGGTATTGCTGTTAATGCTGTTTGGCCAAAAACTG ctATTCATACTGCAGCAATTGAAATGTTATCTGGTTCTGACTCAAGTAATTACAGTCGCAAGCCTGATATAGTGGGAGATGCTGTCTATGCTTTAATTTGTAAGGACAGTAAATCTATTACTGGCCAATTTTTAATTGATGAAGATATATTACAGAAAGAAGGAATTACTGACTTTACTGATTATGCATGTAATCCAG caAATAAAGACAATTTGATGCTTGATTTCTTCCTAGAAGAGAATTTACCACATTTACTAGATAGTAAAGGTCAACTAAGTTCTGGAATGCAAAAGAAATCTGATACTAAACAGAATGCTAGTAAATCAAATGGAAAAATTGCTCATATATTTACTGTTATTGAAGCTAACTTAAATAGTGAACTTGTTAATAAAACAGGAGCTATATTCCAGTTTAATGTTAATG GTGAAGAAACTGGAACATGGTATTTGGATCTTAAAAATGGTAAAGGAGCAGCTGGGAAAGGAGAACCAAGTCAACCAGCAGATGCTACATTAACAATGGATTCTCATAACCTTTTTGCAATGTTTTCTG GAAAATTAAAACCAACATCTGCATTTATGAtgggaaaattgagaattcaaggtAATCTTCAGAAAGCAATGAAACTAGAAAAATTAATGAATAGTTTAAAATCTAAACTTTGA
- the LOC143177615 gene encoding mitochondrial S-adenosylmethionine carrier protein-like isoform X1 has protein sequence MTTYEEQLKISKTTITFVTSLIAGGVAGTSVDIALFPLDTLKTRLQAKQGFIKSGGFSGLYKGIFPVMIGSAPTASLFFVTYEGIKTKTQCRISERYHSLVHMGAASLAEMVACLIRVPMEVVKQRKQALILNNRDINLRLLYRGYWSTVVRDMPFSLIQFPIWECFKKIWSSNVNREIFPVESAVCGAFAGGISATITTPLDVIKTRIMLAHKNTEASNLKILNVLQDVYNEKGFRGLYAGVGPRVIWITMGGFIFFGAYEKAKTIVTKYLFDPFISNKESIKY, from the exons ATGACAACATACGAGGAACAGTTAAAAATATCAAAGACGACTATTACTTTCGTCACGTCACTAATA GCTGGAGGAGTGGCTGGCACTTCTGTTGATATAGCATTATTTCCATTAGACACATTAAAAACACGATTGCAAGCTAAACAAGGTTTTATAAAATCAGGAGGCTTTTCTGGCCTTTATAAGGGAATTTTTCCTGTAATGATTGGTTCCGCACCAACTG CATCTTTATTCTTTGTAACTTATGAAGGTATCAAAACTAAAACACAATGTAGAATTTCGGAAAGATATCACTCTTTGGTTCACATGGGTGCAGCATCTTTAGCAGAAATG GTAGCATGTTTGATACGTGTACCAATGGAAGTTGTGAAACAAAGGAAACAGGCTTTAATATTAAACAACAGAGATATTAATCTTAGATTGCTGTATCGTGGTTACTGGAGTACTGTAGTAAGAGATATGCCATTCAGCTTAATACAGTTTCCAATATGGGAGTGTTTTAAGAAAATCTGGAGTTCAAATGTAAATAGAGAAATTTTTCCAGTAGAGAGTGCTGTATGTGGGGCATTTGCag gtGGTATTTCTGCTACAATTACTACACCGTTAGATGTTATAAAAACAAGAATAATGCTTGCCCATAAAAATACAGAGGCCTCAAACTTGAAAATACTGAATGTTCTGCAAGATGTATATAATGAAAAGGGTTTTCGCGG ACTTTATGCTGGTGTTGGTCCAAGAGTAATTTGGATAACAATGGGAGGTTTCATTTTTTTTGGTGCTTATGAAAAAGCAAAAACTATAGTAACAAAGTACCTCTTCGACCCTTTTATTTCTAATaaagaaagcataaaatactaa
- the LOC143177615 gene encoding mitochondrial S-adenosylmethionine carrier protein-like isoform X2, whose translation MTTYEEQLKISKTTITFVTSLIAGGVAGTSVDIALFPLDTLKTRLQAKQGFIKSGGFSGLYKGIFPVMIGSAPTGIKTKTQCRISERYHSLVHMGAASLAEMVACLIRVPMEVVKQRKQALILNNRDINLRLLYRGYWSTVVRDMPFSLIQFPIWECFKKIWSSNVNREIFPVESAVCGAFAGGISATITTPLDVIKTRIMLAHKNTEASNLKILNVLQDVYNEKGFRGLYAGVGPRVIWITMGGFIFFGAYEKAKTIVTKYLFDPFISNKESIKY comes from the exons ATGACAACATACGAGGAACAGTTAAAAATATCAAAGACGACTATTACTTTCGTCACGTCACTAATA GCTGGAGGAGTGGCTGGCACTTCTGTTGATATAGCATTATTTCCATTAGACACATTAAAAACACGATTGCAAGCTAAACAAGGTTTTATAAAATCAGGAGGCTTTTCTGGCCTTTATAAGGGAATTTTTCCTGTAATGATTGGTTCCGCACCAACTG GTATCAAAACTAAAACACAATGTAGAATTTCGGAAAGATATCACTCTTTGGTTCACATGGGTGCAGCATCTTTAGCAGAAATG GTAGCATGTTTGATACGTGTACCAATGGAAGTTGTGAAACAAAGGAAACAGGCTTTAATATTAAACAACAGAGATATTAATCTTAGATTGCTGTATCGTGGTTACTGGAGTACTGTAGTAAGAGATATGCCATTCAGCTTAATACAGTTTCCAATATGGGAGTGTTTTAAGAAAATCTGGAGTTCAAATGTAAATAGAGAAATTTTTCCAGTAGAGAGTGCTGTATGTGGGGCATTTGCag gtGGTATTTCTGCTACAATTACTACACCGTTAGATGTTATAAAAACAAGAATAATGCTTGCCCATAAAAATACAGAGGCCTCAAACTTGAAAATACTGAATGTTCTGCAAGATGTATATAATGAAAAGGGTTTTCGCGG ACTTTATGCTGGTGTTGGTCCAAGAGTAATTTGGATAACAATGGGAGGTTTCATTTTTTTTGGTGCTTATGAAAAAGCAAAAACTATAGTAACAAAGTACCTCTTCGACCCTTTTATTTCTAATaaagaaagcataaaatactaa
- the LOC143177328 gene encoding uncharacterized protein LOC143177328: MDMFVCNKCFATIHRGKKPFCLTQCGHIYCNGCIPQAEKQCPQCQRVDIFSVELQQPSLSKVENFFAPINESLESLCKVYGFQNNQIKIMIQRFHEIDKKYELLKSHYCNLNQNMKVLKDKYVKLKMEYTKQREKLISMETHNKTLNSLSDISTPIDCNIKRSKPRYAWIIM, from the exons ATGGATATGTTTGTTTGTAATAAGTGCTTCGCCACCATCCACAGAGGGAAAAAACCGTTTTGTCTAACACAGTGTGGTCATATTTACTGCAATGGATGCATTCCTCAAG CTGAAAAACAATGCCCTCAATGTCAACGAGTGGACATTTTTTCGGTGGAATTGCAACAACCATCCTTATCGAAAGTAGAAAACTTTTTCGCTCCAATTAACGAATCGTTGGAATCATTGTGCAAAGTGTACGGATTTCAAAATAATCAAATAAAAATTATGATCCAACGGTTTCACGAAATT GACAAAAAGTATGAGTTATTAAAATCTCACTACTGTAATCTGAATCAAAATATGAAAGTACTCAAAGACAAGTATGTCAAACTGAAAATGGAATATACGAAACAGCGGGAAAAGCTTATATCCATGGAAACGCATAATAAAACGTTAAATTCTTTGAGTGATATTTCTACGCCAATCGATTGTAACATTAAAAGGAGCAAACCGAGGTATGCATGGATAATAATGTAA
- the Tub gene encoding interleukin 1 receptor associated kinase 4 tube isoform X1 has protein sequence MEKYVLKEKYLRKELRKLRPAELYTLGQILNISDSWKKLMAIVPKEGNPNLSKFNAEHFCMIEQAAQQQRRNAAEIFLVEWGTMGKKRPTLHTLLNLLVKAELFRAADYVAGDILKDELPKRPECGPAAPIDISDDVIKQLLQENTELQNTNFNESLVFGLPTGINNDHAMNSNAMKDIMNNSSLERNMQSTKLISVKEGYEKRYLEDVKNVDIQQKYLKTSNIEVSDLMKFSSDNNMEECKTQDNLCYINMPNTKNNNLHSHIFEKREMLSNELPIFLNEFRPNPEQTTVKQELTSDYLPVFLNNNRDESSTTSYNDRTNDSLNLSNINMNQNEITSFELPQCIVELAAHSTTNRDDTIKENVLQNSLKSQELPVTVLEYNK, from the exons ATGGAAAAATATGTTTTGAAGGAAAAGTATTTACGAAAAg AATTGCGAAAATTAAGACCTGCAGAATTGTATACACTTGGACAGATATTGAATATATCGGATTCATGGAAAAAATTAATGGCAATTGTACCAAAAGAAGGAAACCCTAATCTTTCTAAATTCAACGCTGAACATTTTTG TATGATTGAGCAAGCTGCTCAACAGCAAAGAAGAAATGCGGCTGAAATATTTTTGGTAGAATGGGGGACAATGGGCAAGAAACGACCAACATTGCATACCTTATTAAACCTTTTAGTAAAAGCAGAATTATTTAGAGCAGCTGATTATGTGGCAGGAGATATATTAAAAG atGAACTTCCAAAACGACCAGAATGTGGACCAGCAGCTCCCATAGATATTTCCGATGATGTTATTAAACAACTCTTACAAGAGAATACAGAGCTGCAGAACACCAATTTTAATGAATCTTTAGTATTTGGATTACCTACAGGAATTAATAATGATCATGCAATGAATTCAAATGCAATGAAggatataatgaataatagttCTTTGGAAAGAAATATGCAGTCAACAAAATTAATTTCTGTCAAAGAAGGATATGAAAAAAGATATTTGGAAGATGTAAAAAATGTTGATATTCAACAAAAGTATTTGAAAACATCAAATATAGAAGTATCTGATTTGATGAAAtttagtagtgataataatatggAAGAATGCAAAACACAGGATAATCTTTGCTACATAAATATGCCtaatacaaaaaataataatttacactCACATATCTTTGAAAAACGTGAGATGTTGTCTAATGAATTACCTATCTTTCTAAATGAATTTAGACCCAATCCAGAACAAACGACTGTAAAACAAGAACTGACGTCAGATTATCTTCCAGTTTTTTTGAATAACAATAGAGATGAATCAAGTACTACTTCATATAATGATCGTACAAACGATTCGTTAAATTTATCTAATATAAATATGAATCAAAATGAAATTACTTCTTTCGAATTACCACAATGTATCGTTGAACTCGCTGCGCATTCTACAACTAATAGAGATGATACTATTAAAGAAAATGTCCTACAAAATTCACTGAAATCTCAGGAGCTACCAGTTACAGTATTGGAGTATAATAAATAA
- the Tub gene encoding interleukin 1 receptor associated kinase 4 tube isoform X2 — translation MSQRTVCLDTELRKLRPAELYTLGQILNISDSWKKLMAIVPKEGNPNLSKFNAEHFCMIEQAAQQQRRNAAEIFLVEWGTMGKKRPTLHTLLNLLVKAELFRAADYVAGDILKDELPKRPECGPAAPIDISDDVIKQLLQENTELQNTNFNESLVFGLPTGINNDHAMNSNAMKDIMNNSSLERNMQSTKLISVKEGYEKRYLEDVKNVDIQQKYLKTSNIEVSDLMKFSSDNNMEECKTQDNLCYINMPNTKNNNLHSHIFEKREMLSNELPIFLNEFRPNPEQTTVKQELTSDYLPVFLNNNRDESSTTSYNDRTNDSLNLSNINMNQNEITSFELPQCIVELAAHSTTNRDDTIKENVLQNSLKSQELPVTVLEYNK, via the exons ATGTCGCAACGTACGGTTTGTTTGGACACAGAATTGCGAAAATTAAGACCTGCAGAATTGTATACACTTGGACAGATATTGAATATATCGGATTCATGGAAAAAATTAATGGCAATTGTACCAAAAGAAGGAAACCCTAATCTTTCTAAATTCAACGCTGAACATTTTTG TATGATTGAGCAAGCTGCTCAACAGCAAAGAAGAAATGCGGCTGAAATATTTTTGGTAGAATGGGGGACAATGGGCAAGAAACGACCAACATTGCATACCTTATTAAACCTTTTAGTAAAAGCAGAATTATTTAGAGCAGCTGATTATGTGGCAGGAGATATATTAAAAG atGAACTTCCAAAACGACCAGAATGTGGACCAGCAGCTCCCATAGATATTTCCGATGATGTTATTAAACAACTCTTACAAGAGAATACAGAGCTGCAGAACACCAATTTTAATGAATCTTTAGTATTTGGATTACCTACAGGAATTAATAATGATCATGCAATGAATTCAAATGCAATGAAggatataatgaataatagttCTTTGGAAAGAAATATGCAGTCAACAAAATTAATTTCTGTCAAAGAAGGATATGAAAAAAGATATTTGGAAGATGTAAAAAATGTTGATATTCAACAAAAGTATTTGAAAACATCAAATATAGAAGTATCTGATTTGATGAAAtttagtagtgataataatatggAAGAATGCAAAACACAGGATAATCTTTGCTACATAAATATGCCtaatacaaaaaataataatttacactCACATATCTTTGAAAAACGTGAGATGTTGTCTAATGAATTACCTATCTTTCTAAATGAATTTAGACCCAATCCAGAACAAACGACTGTAAAACAAGAACTGACGTCAGATTATCTTCCAGTTTTTTTGAATAACAATAGAGATGAATCAAGTACTACTTCATATAATGATCGTACAAACGATTCGTTAAATTTATCTAATATAAATATGAATCAAAATGAAATTACTTCTTTCGAATTACCACAATGTATCGTTGAACTCGCTGCGCATTCTACAACTAATAGAGATGATACTATTAAAGAAAATGTCCTACAAAATTCACTGAAATCTCAGGAGCTACCAGTTACAGTATTGGAGTATAATAAATAA
- the Tub gene encoding interleukin 1 receptor associated kinase 4 tube isoform X3, with product MAIVPKEGNPNLSKFNAEHFCMIEQAAQQQRRNAAEIFLVEWGTMGKKRPTLHTLLNLLVKAELFRAADYVAGDILKDELPKRPECGPAAPIDISDDVIKQLLQENTELQNTNFNESLVFGLPTGINNDHAMNSNAMKDIMNNSSLERNMQSTKLISVKEGYEKRYLEDVKNVDIQQKYLKTSNIEVSDLMKFSSDNNMEECKTQDNLCYINMPNTKNNNLHSHIFEKREMLSNELPIFLNEFRPNPEQTTVKQELTSDYLPVFLNNNRDESSTTSYNDRTNDSLNLSNINMNQNEITSFELPQCIVELAAHSTTNRDDTIKENVLQNSLKSQELPVTVLEYNK from the exons ATGGCAATTGTACCAAAAGAAGGAAACCCTAATCTTTCTAAATTCAACGCTGAACATTTTTG TATGATTGAGCAAGCTGCTCAACAGCAAAGAAGAAATGCGGCTGAAATATTTTTGGTAGAATGGGGGACAATGGGCAAGAAACGACCAACATTGCATACCTTATTAAACCTTTTAGTAAAAGCAGAATTATTTAGAGCAGCTGATTATGTGGCAGGAGATATATTAAAAG atGAACTTCCAAAACGACCAGAATGTGGACCAGCAGCTCCCATAGATATTTCCGATGATGTTATTAAACAACTCTTACAAGAGAATACAGAGCTGCAGAACACCAATTTTAATGAATCTTTAGTATTTGGATTACCTACAGGAATTAATAATGATCATGCAATGAATTCAAATGCAATGAAggatataatgaataatagttCTTTGGAAAGAAATATGCAGTCAACAAAATTAATTTCTGTCAAAGAAGGATATGAAAAAAGATATTTGGAAGATGTAAAAAATGTTGATATTCAACAAAAGTATTTGAAAACATCAAATATAGAAGTATCTGATTTGATGAAAtttagtagtgataataatatggAAGAATGCAAAACACAGGATAATCTTTGCTACATAAATATGCCtaatacaaaaaataataatttacactCACATATCTTTGAAAAACGTGAGATGTTGTCTAATGAATTACCTATCTTTCTAAATGAATTTAGACCCAATCCAGAACAAACGACTGTAAAACAAGAACTGACGTCAGATTATCTTCCAGTTTTTTTGAATAACAATAGAGATGAATCAAGTACTACTTCATATAATGATCGTACAAACGATTCGTTAAATTTATCTAATATAAATATGAATCAAAATGAAATTACTTCTTTCGAATTACCACAATGTATCGTTGAACTCGCTGCGCATTCTACAACTAATAGAGATGATACTATTAAAGAAAATGTCCTACAAAATTCACTGAAATCTCAGGAGCTACCAGTTACAGTATTGGAGTATAATAAATAA